One window of uncultured Acidilobus sp. JCHS genomic DNA carries:
- a CDS encoding Archaeal flagella assembly protein J, whose product MSPRAAKLKMLRVGPLHASVILIAIGFLLMALSRGRLEVPSLLILLSGAGVLIYWLLFHRTYIRLDIDFLYSLLHMYIVSTGFQPPGEIVKSASKGPYGHYSKVYRRAAELAKRWGYTVPEALSLSSRGERNKAFKEFMERLAIISAVGEEVKSFLKVEYETIKFNYQNYYNRSLDSLNVLYGAYASTMVSVIFAVTTMMLLFFFFWRHQP is encoded by the coding sequence TTGAGCCCCAGGGCAGCAAAGCTTAAGATGCTAAGGGTAGGCCCGCTTCACGCCTCAGTGATACTCATAGCGATTGGCTTCCTGCTGATGGCATTAAGCAGAGGTAGGCTTGAGGTCCCCTCGCTGCTCATATTGCTCTCTGGCGCTGGGGTTCTCATCTACTGGCTGCTCTTTCATAGGACTTACATAAGGCTTGACATAGACTTCCTGTACTCCCTGCTTCACATGTACATCGTCTCCACGGGGTTCCAGCCGCCAGGCGAGATAGTTAAGAGCGCCTCCAAGGGACCCTATGGCCACTATTCAAAGGTCTACAGGAGGGCCGCGGAGCTCGCAAAGAGATGGGGCTACACGGTGCCCGAGGCCCTCTCTCTGTCATCAAGGGGCGAGAGGAACAAGGCCTTCAAGGAGTTCATGGAGAGGCTCGCAATAATATCGGCGGTGGGTGAGGAGGTGAAGTCCTTTCTAAAGGTCGAGTACGAGACCATAAAGTTCAATTACCAGAATTACTATAACAGGAGCCTCGACTCGCTCAACGTGCTCTACGGGGCCTATGCCTCAACAATGGTTTCAGTGATCTTTGCAGTCACTACAATGATGCTTCTCTTCTTCTTCTTTTGGCGGCACCAGCCTTAG
- a CDS encoding Type IV secretory pathway, VirB11 component, and related ATPase involved in archaeal flagella biosynthesis, which translates to MRFSLLPRRHRGTGPSEAKEPDFGERPQYLQDYISKVSGELGEPVYMEKLDSSLKKQRTYNVVYPVGGGVFIHAYSVKGSDMGKYVVIEPPRPSLELMRAIDVALANVISGEAPESAEERKRLLLSLLDRILEPTDSDVDYSSLASDIELRRVPVKKGWVDYIKYHVIRDKIGVGVLEPFLRDPYLEDISASGVGNIYIVHKIFNRMESNVGFSSEDELDAFVLRLGEKIGKPITRARPIVDATLPDGSRLNIVFGTDVSLRGTNFTIRKASKVPISVTQLIDWGTIDERVAAYAWMLLREGMSGFICGETASGKTTALNAIAVFIRPTYKVVTIEDTAEVQLPHPNWTRELARDTGRPETSVSLFDLLRAALRQRPDYIIVGEIRGAEGAVAFQAMQTGHPVLSTFHAGDFTRLIQRLTGHPIDIPKPYMDNLNFAWFQASTYSKTGLLVRRMTALYEIVGYDPNTDSVSAIPVFTWDPSTDRFIFSGRGSSYLLEEKIARMRGLPRRDYRVIYDELDVRAAFLRELVNRKVFDYFQVFKAVVKAESLGVERALAELRAGRLELP; encoded by the coding sequence TTGAGGTTCAGCCTGTTGCCCAGAAGGCATAGGGGCACTGGACCTTCAGAGGCCAAAGAGCCAGACTTCGGCGAGAGACCCCAGTACCTACAGGACTACATTTCGAAGGTCAGCGGCGAGCTGGGGGAGCCTGTTTACATGGAGAAGCTTGACTCCTCGCTGAAGAAGCAGAGGACCTACAACGTGGTTTACCCGGTGGGAGGTGGCGTTTTCATCCACGCCTACTCAGTCAAGGGTAGCGACATGGGTAAGTACGTAGTCATAGAGCCCCCAAGGCCCTCACTCGAGCTCATGAGGGCGATAGATGTCGCCCTGGCGAACGTGATAAGCGGCGAGGCCCCGGAGTCGGCGGAGGAGAGGAAGAGGCTCCTCCTCTCGCTCCTGGACAGGATACTCGAGCCGACGGACTCTGACGTGGACTACTCGTCGCTGGCCAGCGACATTGAGCTCAGGAGGGTTCCAGTGAAGAAGGGGTGGGTTGACTACATAAAGTACCACGTCATCAGGGACAAGATAGGGGTTGGGGTGCTGGAGCCCTTCCTCAGGGACCCCTACCTTGAGGACATATCGGCCAGCGGCGTCGGCAACATATACATAGTGCACAAGATATTCAACAGGATGGAGAGCAACGTGGGCTTCTCCTCAGAGGACGAGCTGGACGCCTTCGTGCTCAGGCTCGGCGAGAAGATAGGGAAGCCCATAACCAGGGCCAGGCCAATAGTGGACGCTACGCTGCCCGACGGAAGCAGGTTAAACATAGTGTTTGGCACCGACGTGAGCCTGAGGGGCACGAACTTCACGATAAGGAAGGCGTCAAAGGTGCCCATAAGCGTGACCCAGCTGATAGACTGGGGCACCATAGATGAGAGGGTCGCGGCCTATGCGTGGATGCTGCTGAGGGAGGGCATGAGCGGCTTCATATGCGGCGAGACGGCCTCGGGGAAGACCACGGCATTAAACGCCATAGCTGTCTTCATAAGGCCCACATATAAGGTTGTGACCATTGAGGACACAGCTGAGGTCCAGCTGCCCCACCCCAACTGGACCAGGGAGCTTGCCAGGGACACTGGGAGGCCTGAGACGAGCGTCTCCCTCTTCGACCTCCTCAGGGCGGCCCTGAGGCAGAGGCCTGACTACATAATCGTCGGTGAGATAAGGGGCGCCGAGGGCGCCGTGGCATTTCAGGCCATGCAGACCGGCCACCCGGTGCTCTCCACCTTCCACGCGGGTGACTTCACCAGGCTTATACAGAGGCTCACCGGGCACCCCATAGACATACCTAAGCCCTACATGGACAACCTGAACTTCGCCTGGTTCCAGGCGTCCACATACTCCAAGACGGGCCTGCTGGTCAGGAGGATGACGGCGCTTTACGAGATTGTGGGCTATGACCCTAACACGGACTCCGTGAGCGCAATTCCCGTGTTCACCTGGGACCCCTCCACGGACCGCTTTATCTTCTCGGGCAGGGGGTCCAGCTACCTGCTCGAGGAGAAGATAGCGAGGATGAGGGGCCTCCCCAGGAGGGACTACAGGGTCATATATGACGAGCTTGACGTGAGGGCCGCCTTCCTCAGGGAGCTGGTCAACAGGAAGGTCTTTGACTACTTCCAGGTGTTCAAGGCCGTGGTGAAGGCTGAGAGCCTGGGCGTGGAGAGGGCCCTGGCGGAGCTGAGGGCAGGGAGGCTTGAACTGCCTTGA